In Numenius arquata chromosome 17, bNumArq3.hap1.1, whole genome shotgun sequence, a genomic segment contains:
- the PRKAR1A gene encoding cAMP-dependent protein kinase type I-alpha regulatory subunit gives MAASSSSSEEERSLRECELYVQKHNIQQLLKDCIVQLCTVRPERPMGFLREYFERLEKEETKQLLNQQKSGSRSDSREDEISPPPPMNPVVKGRRRRGAISAEVYTEEDAASYVRKVIPKDYKTMAALAKAIEKNVLFAHLDDNERSDIFDAMFPVTYIAGETVIQQGDEGDNFYVVDQGEMDVYVNNEWATSVGEGGSFGELALIYGTPRAATVKAKTNVKLWGIDRDSYRRILMGSTLRKRKMYEEFLSKVSILESLDKWERLTVADALEPVQFEDGQKIVVQGEPGDEFFIILEGTAAVLQRRSENEEFVEVGRLAPSDYFGEIALLMNRPRAATVVARGLLKCVKLDRPRFERVLGPCSDILKRNIQQYNSFVSLSV, from the exons ATGgcagcttccagcagcagcagcgaggaggAGCGTAGTCTTCGGGAATGTGAACTTTACGTCCAAAAACACAACATCCAGCAGCTTCTGAAGGATTGCATTGTACAGTTATGCACAGTGAGACCTGAAAGACCCATGGGATTCCTCAGAGAATACTTTGAAAGATTGGAGAAg GAGGAAACAAAACAGTTGTTGAATCAACAGAAGTCTGGTTCGCGCTCAGACTCACGGGAGGATGAaatctctccccctcctcctatgaACCCTGTGGTTAAGGGTCGAAGAAGGCGTGGGGCCATCAGTGCAGAAGTCTATACAGAAGAGGATGCTGCATCTTATGTTAGAAAG GTTATTCCAAAAGATTATAAGACCATGGCTGCTTTGGCAAAAGCAATTGAGAAGAATGTTCTGTTTGCCCATCTTGATGATAATGAAAGAAG TGACATCTTTGATGCGATGTTCCCTGTCACTTACATTGCAGGAGAGACTGTCATACAGCAAG gtgaTGAAGGTGATAACTTCTATGTTGTTGATCAAGGAGAAATGGAC GTTTATGTGAACAACGAGTGGGCAACCAGCGTTGGTGAGGGTGGAAGCTTTGGAGAACTTGCCCTTATCTATGGAACTCCCCGTGCCGCAACTGTCAAAGCGAAGACGAACGTGAAGTTGTGGGGCATTGACAGAGATAGCTACAGACGGATCCTGATG gGGAGTACTTTGAGAAAGAGAAAGATGTATGAGGAATTCCTTAGTAAAGTATCTATATTGG AATCTCTGGACAAGTGGGAGCGTCTCACTGTAGCTGATGCATTGGAACCAGTACAGTTTGAAGATGGGCAAAAGATTGTGGTCCAGGGAGAGCCGGGAGATGAGTTCTTCATTATCTTGGAG GGCACAGCTGCAGTGTTACAGCGTCGatcagaaaatgaagaatttgtTGAAGTGGGCAGACTGGCACCTTCTGATTATTTTG GTGAAATAGCTCTGTTGATGAACCGTCCCCGTGCTGCCACAGTTGTTGCTCGTGGCCTGTTGAAATGTGTAAAGCTTGATCGACCCCGATTTGAACGTGTCCTGGGTCCGTGCTCGGATATTCTCAAGAGAAACATCCAGCAGTACAACAGTTTTGTATCGCTGTCTGTCTga